From the Sphingobacteruim zhuxiongii genome, the window CTAACGATCCCCCAATTCCGCTATCGGAAGCGACTATCTCTATTAAGGGGTCGGGGAGATCCTTGAAAACTGAAAAGAATGGAAATTTCAATCTAAATGATGTTCCCATCGGAAGTATTTTGGTTGTCACATACACCGGATTCAAAACACAAGAAGTTCCAGTACATCGAGATTACAACAATTTGATTATATCTCTAGTTCGAGATCTCAATGAGATGGAGCAAGTTGTTGTAACTGGTGTCGCCAAACAGAAAGTAAAAGAGATTGCAAGCTCCGTGAGTACTGTCGATATGGAGAATGTGGTCAATAAACCGGTTACTCAACTTTCCCAAGCCTTGCAGGGCGGAACGACAGGGATTAGTGTCAATCAATCGTCGGGCGTAGTGGGGAGTGAACAATCAGCGATTCGTATACGTGGGGTCGCGACTATGGGGAATGCTGACCCCTTAGTATTAGTTGACGGCGTGCCATTCGATATGAATAATTTGGACCCAAACTCCGTGGCGAGCATAAGTGTACTTAAAGATGCTGCCGCAGCCTCAATGTATGGCTCTCGAGGTGCTAATGGGGTAATCTTGATTACAACTAAGCGTGGTGTAGCCGGACGAATAAACGTCGATTATAACGGCTATTATGGGGTTCAAAAGCAATCTATCGTGCCGAATCTAGTTGATGGACCCGTGTATATGCGCGCCATGAATCAGTTAAATGAAAACATGGGCTCAAACCCTGCTTTCTCAGAGGGGGCAATTGACTCCACTGCGAGAGGGTTAGATCCTCTTTTGTACCCAAATACAAATTGGTGGGATCTGACCATGCGGGAGTCTATTCCTATTCAGCAGCATTCCGTTTTGTTGTCTGGTGGTAACACGGCCTCTCGATTTGTAATCAATATCAACCATCTCGAGCAAAGTGGTCAGATCAAGAATTTGGGTGTTAATAATCCGTCAAAATATTCAAGAACTAGTGCGCGTATAAACTCTACGGTCGATTTGACGCGTAACATTATGATTTATACAGACTTATTTGCTTCTCGTTCGCAGCAAGCGGAGCCTTATGTAAATGGTTCCGGACGAGCAACGGGATATCTGCAAGATAAAATCTATGCTGCACCGCCAACAGTTGTCGGCAAATATCCTTTTCCAGGAGGTACAGTACCAGGTTACATTCGTCCCGGTACTGAATTCTATGGGAATTTTGGAGAAGCTTGGAATCCCGTTGGTGTTTTAGAACAAGGCGGTACAATCGGAAGAACGCGTGATGAAGCAATTCTAAATATACGGCCTCAATGGCAGATATCACCCAATTGGAGTGCTAGCGGACAAGTAAGTTATACGGTAGCCTCTGGACTCGATATCACTAATCAAGACGCTTATACATTCTTTGACTATTATTCTTTTACTCAGGTCGGCTCATATGGCTTAACCAAGGGTAGCAGCCTGACCGGTAGGAATAGTTACTTCTATTGGGGTGGAAATGTAGAATATAAAGCAAACATAGGGGCCGATAAAAAGCACAATGTAAATGCGATTTTAGGGTATACGCAGGAGTTGCGAAATCCAGGTCAAGAAAATACGAGTGCTTATTTCGATTTTGTCGCCCTACAGTCTTATTCTTTTAAAGGAATCTATAGTTATGATGAGAAATATCTTTTGGAAGTGGGTATGCGTAGAGATGGTTCCTCACTATTTGGACCGGGGAATAAGTGGGGTAATTTCCCATCAGTTGCTGTAGGTTGGAATATTGATCAGGAAGCCTTCATGGATGGGCAAGATTGGCTTATGGCATGGAAGTTAAGAGCTTCCTATGGTATTTTGGGAAATAACCGTGTGCGTCCTTATTTGTACCAAACAACACTCAATGGAAATGGTACGGTGGCGTCGCATGGGAATGCAAATCTGCGTTGGGAGAAGTTAAATCAGTTCAACATCGGAACCGACTTGAGCTTGAAAGCAGGCTTAGATATTACCGTTGAGTGGTATAACAAAAACTCAGAAGATTTATTACTTACTGCCGACCCGTTGTACTCGAGTGCGATCGGTGTAAATTCTGCTGGTGGAGGCAATAGCCCTACATTTAATGCTGCATCAGCAAATGTCAAAGGTTTAGATGCAAGTATCAAATATTTTAAATCATGGGATAATCGCTTTGGTTTAAATCTCAGTTTAGGTTATAGCACGCTATCAAGTAAAGTGTTGTCGGTTGGTGAAAGCAATACTCCGATTATTTCTGGAAATACAATCTTAATGGTAGGTGGCGCATTACGTGAGTTTTATGGGTATCGTAGCCAAGGATTGTTGCAACAAGCGGATATTGATAATGAAAACATTCCGAAATTGTCTGGAGCAATAAACGCTGGCGATATAAAATATATCGATAAAAATGGAGATGGTAAGATTGATGCGAATGATAGAGTGCCCTTAGGTACAACCCAACCCACAAAGGTTGTCTTCGGGAATATTGGGTTTAATGCAAAAGGTTTTGACTTTGATATGCTTGTTAATTATCAAGCAGGAAGTCCAATTTTCTATCAAGGTGCATTTGCGAATCCCTTTAGCACGAATCCGAGGATAACGCCTCAAGAGGAGCAGATGGATACTTGGGCTCCCGAAAATACGGGCGCAAGCTTGCCGCGCTTTTCTACCGCTGGAGTTGTCTTTTCAGATTTTTGGCAAGAGAAAGGCGATTTTGTGCGCATACGATACATGCAATTGGGATATACGCTCCCTGAGAGCTGGTTGTCAAATGCCCGTATAAAATCAACAAGAGTATATTTCAATGCGCAAAATCCATTCACATTCTCGGACATTAAAATGATTGATCCTGAGACCGCACGTTCGAGTGTGAGCACTGAAAATATTGCTCCGTTAAAAATTTATACGTTCGGTCTATCCGTAAAATTCTAATTAATTGTTAGCACTTTTTAAAGTTTAGAACATGAAAAAATCAAAGATTATTACGACCATATTAGTTTCAACAAGTGTTTTGCTTAGCGGTTGCGAAAAATTTCTCATTCGCGATAATCCCACGGGGATAACAGATGATAGATTCTGGCGTGTAGAAAGCGATTTGACCAGCTATCTTGAAACAATTTATAATAATGCAATTCCTGCAGGGGCGCTAATTACGGATGGTGGAACCTATCAAGCAAACTCATTGATGCAAATGTCAGGGATAACTGACGAAGGCGTGTCCAGAGCAAATTTTGGATCTTGGCAAAACTTCCCAATTGGTTTATTGACCCCGAGTGACGGATATATTAGTGATGTTTATCGATATAATTATGCAAATATATCCGATTGCAGTCGAATCTTGGAAAACTATCAGAACGTTTATATCGCTAATGACGAGCTAAAAAAGAGGTATGCTGCAGAAGCAAGGGCGTTAAGAGCGTATGCACATCTGAAGTTATATGAATTCTTTGGCGTCGTACCGATTGTTGATCACAGTATTAAGTTTTCGGACGAAGACGCTAAGAATCTGCCGCGGCCAACCGAAGCTGACTTAGTAGCCTTTATTTCGCGCGAATTGGATGAAGCAGCGAAAGATCTGCCGACAAGCTATAACGTTGATCAAGCCTATAGAATGAGTCGCGGAGCCTGTCACGCACTACAAGTAAGGCTATATATGAATAATAAAAATTACCCTAAGGCAATTGAATACGCAAAGAAGCTTATCGATTTGAATGTTTACCAATTATGGAAATCGAATAGCAGTAAGAATAGCTATGCCAGTCTTTTTTCATATGATGCGCAAAACAATTCAGAGCGCATTTTATTTCGACGAGCTGGAAACAAGGGGATAGCAGGGCGCATGGGGCCAGCATCTGTTGTAGCAAATGGACAAGCAACGATATCGGCAACTGGTGCTTTAATTAATACCTATGAGACCAAGCAAGGGAAGAACCTGAATGAATTGCCTGCAGACAGTATAGCGATTTATAAAAAGACACCGAACTACAATAATAATAGAGATCCAAGGCTTTCAACCTCCGTACTGCTGCCGGGAGCTCGATTTGTTCGCCCGTACGATCCCTTTAATAATGCAACCGACCTGGTCGGTAAGACGTTTGCAACGGTTACGGGAGCATTGTGTACAAAGTATCTACAAGAAGAGGATTATAACAAAGGGTTTGGCGGCGCAACTATAAATTTTATGGTGATAAGATATGCTGAAATTTTGTTAAGCTATGTTGAGGCGCTAGTAGAGTCTGGTGATTGGCAGAATCCCGATGTGAAGAAATATCTTAATGAAATTAGAAATAGAGCAGGTTTACCGACCTACAATGAAGCTATCTATAATTCACAAGCAAAAATTCGTGAGTTATATCGAAGAGAACGATTTTTGGAGCTCGCATTTGAAGGAACAAGATTGATTGATATTCGTCGGTGGCGAATTGGTACGGAAGTGTTGAACGGTCCGGCATATGGCTTGATCGATCCCAAAACAAATGAAGTAGTGAAAGTTGAAGATCGTGTGTTTGATGCAAATCGGGATTATCTATGGCCAATCCCTCAAACAGAAATCAACAACAATACAGGATTAAATGGTCAGAATAACCCTGGCTGGTAGTTCGATTTAATCTTGTTAATTTAATGCTCGACATTGGCAAAAAAGGCGCTAGAAGTAGCGCCTTTTGTAATCCAGTTGAAACGAATTTTAATATTCAATAGGGTTATATAAACTTTAGGTCGATATATAATTCGAATTAGTGTCTCGAAAGCTTGAAAGCAACTTCAATGCGATTGATTTGATCTAAGTGTCTTATTATATGGTTGATAAGAAACTGAAATGTGTCGCCTAGATTAAGACTTAAAAAACTAGAAATGGAAGTGCGAATTTTTATTTTGTTCAAACTTACATGTCTTGATTTGATCAGAAGATCTAATAGCCTTATTTGTTGATCAATAAAATTGTCAATCACATCAATATTAAGACTCGCGTTTATTGGGTTTTTGTTTTTAAATGTTTTAATTTTCTTTGTTTTATTCTTTGGCAGAATACTTTTTGCAAAATATCCACCTAGAAGGCCACTTTTAAATTGGATATCACTCGTTGTATTAGAGTTTTTAATCTCCATTTCTATTTGTGGTAGATAGAATTGGCCATATAAATTTAGATGTTCCAAACATTCTAAAATGTTCCATGAATTTTCGCTTTCCCGCCATTTTAAACTATCCAATTCATAAAATTTCAACTTTTCGACCTTATTTATGATCAGTCGAACGTCGTCTATAAGTGATTGAATCAATGTCTCAGTATTCATACTGTAATATTTTAAAGGTTAAGAATAAATAAGGTAATTGTAGTTGATCAAAGAACAGATTCAATTGTCAGCCAAATTCTGCCAAATTCACCTAAGCGCCTATATGACCGAATTGTCATCATTCTAGAGGCAGCATAAGCTCCCAAAACACTGATAGGTGTTTCGGTCGTTTAGATAGGTCTTTTAATATTAGATCGTTCGAAAGGATAATAAAAGCTGAATCAGCTCCTCTGTAAATCTCGCTTATAGAATTTATGGCAATAGAATTGGATCATGCGATAGCGCGCTAAATCAATCTTAGATTGTGGGATTAATAATGTTTTTAGGACTACATATTTCAAAACCACAATGGCTTCAGTAAGATAAACTAGATAACTCATTCTAATAATATTCTTTGTATAATTCATTTTTAATGTACTATACAAAGCTCTTACGTTTTTTATGATTAATTCTTGATTGAAGTCAAGAGTTTTTTAAACGAGATAAGGTTTCTGGACTCATTCTTAAATAATTTGCAATGTGTCTATGTGGAACTTCCTGAAAAAGCTGCGGACTTCTTTTTAAAACTCTAAGATATCTTTCTTTCGGTGAGTTTGTTAGAATATCTATTTCCCGCTCAAACTGCTGGATGATAAGAGTTTCTAACATATTAACCCACATATCTCTATTAATTTGTATTTTTAAAAAGGTATTGATTTGGGATTTTGAAATTACTCGAACTACAGTTTTCTTTATAGCTTGTATAAATAGTTCCGAAGGAGTTTCTGTAATGAATGAGTCTAATAAAACTATAATATTGTCTTTGTATCCGAGCCTTATTGTTTGCTCTTGATAATCATCTAATACAAAAATTCTGACACTACCACTCACTATGTAGTATACATTGGTGTCTATACTTCCTTTAACTTTCAAAAACTCATTTCTCTCTACAGTAATTGTTTTTTCGGACAATTCAATGATTCCTTTCATGTTTACTTTAATTTATACCTTAAAAGAATTAGAATATTCGATTTTATTCCGACAATTATAAGTCAGCCTTGAGAATGTAAATTTGCAAAAATTAATGTAGTATGTGTGAGTGTCCCTAAAAAACAAAAAATGTAAAATTGGACAGAAATGCTTATGTAACCCTCACGAAACAATCTGACTCTCGCTTATTCTTGTCTTTTTCATTGGGTTGTTCTAAGTTGCGAATTTTTGCATTTCAAACTGTCCGACTTTTCGGGAGGGTTACAGAACTACCCAGCGAAAATTTTTAACGACATAAAATATGGTCAAAAGAAATTTCAAATATTCGCTACTTAATAAGCTTCCTTTTCTGTTTGTAAAAAAAATGTTGCAAAAATATTTTTTTTATACTGGGCTTTATGTAACTTGTAGTATATAACCTATTAAGTGAGGAGGAGCGAATTGAAATCACCAATTTTAGAGTTCGCAAAGTGAGGAGGCCGATTTATAAACTATCAAAGCTAAATTAAACAAACGAACATGAAACACACCTACACTCTTCGCTATCGCAAAAGTACTTAGTGTATTTTTTACATAATTTTCAATGATTGCCTAGCCAACACAATAGGGTGGGGTGGTATTCTATTGATTAAGTTATTCGGTATTTACCAAAATATCATAGCTAAACACGTGCTTTTCTTTATTTTAAAAGTTTTTTTTGTGATTATTAGGGTATAGTTTATTTAATAATATTTCGTCTATAACCATCACTTAATTCGAAAAAACACCAAAACAACTAATATATTAAACTATGGGAAAATCAATTAAATCCAATAGTAGCTTCTACACTCCTAAAAGCCTACTAAGAGGTGGTTTCCTGCTTTCCTTAGGACTATTGTCAATCAGCAATATGGCTGTTGCCGAAGGTCATCTATGGAATAGGATATCAACCCATCCACTCCAAGCAGTACAATCTACTGTAAAAGGTCGCGTACTAGATGCTATTACAAAGGAACCTATTGCTGGAGCTACTGTTAAAGTGGTCGGTAAATCGACTGCTACATCCACAGATGATGCTGGTAATTTTGAGATTAATGCTTCCGCGAATGATGTGCTAGAAGTTTCGTACATCGGATATCTGAAGGCCTCTTCTGTTGTTACATCGGTGTCTCAAAATTTGTCGATTGAATTGGGCGTTGACAAAACAACCTTCGAAGAAGTCATTGTAACCGGCTATGGTGCGCAACGCAAGAAGGATTTGACAGGTTCTGTTGCGGTCGTTAATGTCAACCAGTTAAAATCGCAACCCGCTGCCTCAGCTGTTGAAGCTTTACAGGGGCGTGCGACAGGGGTGCAGATCGTCAATGATGGCGCCCCAGGTTCTACTCCTCAAATCCGTATTCGCGGTTATAGTACGATCAATAACAACGAGCCACTATATGTGATCGATGGCGTTCCGTATGAAGGAAAGTTAAGCTGGTTCAACCAGAACGATATTGAGACGATGCAGGTATTGAAGGATGCTTCGGCGGCGTCCATTTATGGTGCGCGAGCGAATAATGGTGTTGTCATTATTACAACAAAATCAGGTAAAGCAGGCAAAACTTTAGTCAATGTCGACGCTTATGCTGGTGTCGGTGTACCGAATAGAGGGGCCTTTCCTAAAATGTTGAGCCCTCAACAAGTAGTGGATATGAAGAATACGTTGTTCGGAACGAATAGTGTTGTTCCTGAATATCTACTTGCCGGTGCGAAAAACAAGGACATTACCGCGTCAGACGTGGATATGTCGAAATACTATTATAATTTAAAAGATGCAAACAACTTCTACCAAATAACCAAAGCAAACAAAGAGGGGACAAAATGGTTCGATGAGCTTTCGCAAAATGCACCTATCCAGTCGTATCAAATTGGAGCAACAGGAGGTAGCGAAAATGCAACTTACGCCTTCTCAGGTGGCTATTTAGATCAAAAAGGAACGGTTATACATACAGGATTCAGGCGTTACAATGGACGGACAAACACTCAATTTTCTGCATTAAACAAGAAGCTTCGTTTCGGTGAAAATTTGCAATATAGCTATACTGAAGGCTATGGTTTCGGAGTTAACCCGAACACTGCTGGAGGATATATCGGTGAAGGATCGGTAATGGGATTTGCATATCGTGTTCAAAATGTTGTTCCCGTTTATGACGAAGGAGGGAACTTCGCGGGGACGAAAGGCGGATGGGGTAATGGTCAAAATCCTGTAGCCATGTCTTATCGTGCTAAAGATAATATGAATCGTCAAAACTTCTTCTTCGGTAACGCTTTTGCGGAATACGATGTAATTCAGGGTTTGACAGCTAGAACGAGCTTCGGTATCCGCTACGAAAACTACAACGGTGTGAGCTATAACTATCCAAATCCGGAATTTACTGAGGGTACATTCAACAATGGTATGAGTGAATATCACGGCTACACTACCGAATGGACTTGGACCAATACCTTAAACTACAAGCCAAACCTTGGTGAAGATCATAGCTTAAATGTTCTCGTTGGTACAGAAGCGATCAGCAATCGTAATCGAGGTATCAACGGTTCTAGGAATGGTTATTTCATTTTGAATAGTCTGGATTATTTCTACCTCGATGCTGGTAGTGCGAACATCAATAACGGCGGCTCTGGTTCGGTCGGGTCGATGTTTTCGCTTATGGGTAAGGCTGATTATTCTTACAAAGATCGCTATCTATTGAGCGCGACGGTTCGTCGTGATGGCTCGTCTAACTTCGGCGAGAACCATCTTTATGGGGTATTTCCAGGTATCAGTGGAGCGTGGCGTATTTCTGAAGAAGAATTTGCTCAGGGCGCAGAGTGGTTGAACGATTTGAAACTACGTGCGGGATACGGAGTAACGGGTAATCAACGCATCAGTGCTTACGAATACTTGGCACGTTATAGAGCGTCTTTGACACAATCATCTTATCCGATCAATAATGAAGTTGTCACAGGTATCTGGAAAAGCAACTACCAAAACCCTGATATAAAATGGGAACAAGTAAAATCATTGAACTTAGGTGTTGACTTTTCTGTACTTCAAGGCGATTTAGATGGTTCAATTGATTGGTATAATAAAGCAACCGAAGACATGTTATTCCGTGTCCCATTGCCTGCAACTTCGGTAGGTCGTGCGACTTCCCCTTACCAAAATATTGGAGAAATGCGCAATCGTGGTATTGAGGTAAGCTTAGGCTACCACTATGGACGTCGCCAAGAAAAGCCATTCACTCTTGATATCACGGGTACGATATCGACATACAAAAACGAGGTCGTATCATTAGCACCATCGATAACGCAGGTGAACTATGGAGCGTTCCGTAGTATGCAAACTTCCTTGTTGAAAACAGGCGAAGAGTTTGGTGCATTCTATGGTTATCAGGCGGATGGAGTTTATAATGACGACGCGGAGTTAACAGATTCGCCAACTTATCCAGGAGCACGCAAAGGCGGTGCAAAATACAAAGATATCAACGGAGATGGAAAGATTGATCCTTCCGACCGTACGATTATCGGAAGTCCGCACCCTGATTTTGTTTACTCATTAAATCTAGCGGCTACTTACAAAGACTTCGATCTCACTTTATTCTTCTACGGTTCTCAAGGTAATGATCTATATGAAGCGACACGTTATTTCACAGATTTCGGTGTGTTCAACGGTCAATATAGCGCGCGTTTATTAGACGCATGGAGCCCAAATAATACGAATAGCGAAGTGCCATCCATCATTAGTCAGGGCGATCTTAATGAAATGGAAGTTGCGACTTCATCGCTTTATATACAAGATGGTAGTTTCTTAAAGCTTAAAAACTTACAGATCGGTTATAATCTGAATACGACGAAGCTGTTTGGACAGAATACTTCTTTCAATAAAATGCGTATCTATTTTGGAGCGACAAATCTGTTCACGATTACGAAGTATACAGGTTTAGATCCGGAGATTTCAGCAACCCCATCCGATTATCCGGCATTAGGTGTCGACTTTGGGGTTTATCCGCAATCTAGACAGTACACATTGGGCGTAAGCTTAGGATTTTAAGATTGTTATTATTTCAAAAGAACAAATATTATGAAACGAAATAAATTATACACCTATTTAATTGTTGGCGCCTTAGCGATGAGTTCGTGCGGCAAAGAGTTCTTGCAGAAGCTGCCGCAGGGAGAGCTTTCAGAGCCACAGGTAGGAAATAAAGAAGGAGTAGAAGGTTCCTTGTTAGGAGCCTACAGTATATTAAATGGTAATGTAAGTGGAACCTGGGGCAATTATGCGTCTGCACCAAGCCAATGGCTATTTGGTGAGGTGGCTTCTGATAATGCACACAAAGGATCAGAAGGAGGAGACCAACCTTATATGGCCAATATTGAAAGCTATAAAGCAACTAGCGTTAATGATAACTTGAGTACGATGTGGCAAGTTTATTACGAAGGCATTTTGCGTTGTAATAATACATTGAAATTGCTTGCTGCGGATCAAAGTGGTGCGAAAGAAATCACCGAAGAGCGTGCAAAGCAAATTCAAGGCGAAACCAAGATGCTAAGAGCGCATTATTATTTCTACTTATGGCGAATCTTCAAAAAGATTCCATACCTCGATGAAAATACCACGGCGGATCAAGCTTTAACGATCGGTAATGATGTTGATGTGCTTCCTAAGATTGAGGAAGATTTACGCTTTGCCCTTGCCAACTTGAGCGAGGAAAAGTATAATAATGATGCTGGTCGCATGAATAAACGTGCTGCGCAGGCCTACCTTGGAAAGGTGCTTTTATACAATAAAAAGTATCCAGAGGCGCTAACCTTGTTCAATGCGGTTATGGCAGGAACAGATCTTTCCAGCATGCCATTTTGGAATAACTTTGATGTAACAAAAGAAAATGGCCCAGAAGCTCTCGTGGTTTCTAAACACGCTATCAGTTCTAACGGTAATCCGGAGAACGGAAATGTCGGCGATATGCTTTCAGGTTTGTCTGGAACTGCTCCAGTTAACTGTTGTGGATTTTATCAGCCTACTATTGATCTTGTGAATGCTTATAAGGTCGATGCAAATGGTTTACCGTTGTTAGACAACTACAGATCAAATCCTTATGTTTCGGATTTCGGTCTGCCAGAAATTCAAAAAGAAAATTATGAGTTAAACGTTGATTTAGCATTCGACCCTCGATTAGACTATACAGTTGGCCGTCGCGGTGTACAGTACCTTGATTGGGGTATTATGGCGGGCGACTCTTGGATTAGAGAGGTTGTAACCGGCGGTCCATTCGTAGGGATTAAAACAATGGTGCCTAAAACCTTATTTGGCGTTCAGACGGCTCCGGGTGAATATTATATTACGGGCTTGGATGTGAACATCATTCGTTTGGCTGATGTGTATTTGATGGCTGCAGAATGCGAAATCGAGGCCGGAAGCTTAGCGAACGCATTGAAGTTGGTTAATGCGGTTAGAGCGCGCGCAGCAACGCTAGCTCCGAAGAAAGCTGAATCCGGTGTCAACGCAGCAAAATATAACGTAAAACCTTACCCATCTTTCCCTGATAAGAATTTCGCGCTGAAAGCAGTGCGCTTCGAGCGTCGTTTAGAGTTAGCGATGGAAGGACATCGATTCTTCGACTTAGTAAGGTGGGGAATTGCAAAAACTACGCTGGAAAGCTATTCGGCGTTCGAGGGCGGTATCATTCCAACTTATAAAAACTTGGTGTTCAATACAAATAATGAGTATTGGCCGATTCCACAAGAAGAGCTCGATAGAAATAGTAATCTCAAGCCTAATTAATTGAAGAAACAGCCCAATAGGGTAGTCATGGTCGGAAGATTTATCTTCCGACTTTTTTGTTTTTTCTGTAATCAAATTTGCGAGTGATTCTCACTGATGGTCATTTTTTTTATCATTTAATTGGTCTGTGTTTGGTGTATTTGCGCGCTTGTTGTTGATTAACAGTTAGGTGTGGTGTTTCTGTGAGATTATGAAATATCTCTCGACGACGTTTTCATCTTTGTTCTTACAGCAATACTAAGCTATTTTCTTAATCTTACTTTCTACAATCACACGCATAGCTTAATCCAATTTAGAGTATTAATAAGTATTGTATCACCCTTAACTTCGAAGTCTTGAAAGCGATTTCAAGCTAATTTAAGCTGATGGATACAATTCTATCAAGCTATGCCTGATTCTCATCGATTAATAGATCAAGTACTTATAAACGAATGCATTCGAAGAAAAAATTATGGAATGTTTTTGTAAATTGGTTTTAAAGATTGTTGAAGCGTGTATTGGCTTTATTCA encodes:
- a CDS encoding SusC/RagA family TonB-linked outer membrane protein; amino-acid sequence: MKNRSRKTPLIMLICVMLFVSYEAIAQQASGKKLTISGIVMEANDPPIPLSEATISIKGSGRSLKTEKNGNFNLNDVPIGSILVVTYTGFKTQEVPVHRDYNNLIISLVRDLNEMEQVVVTGVAKQKVKEIASSVSTVDMENVVNKPVTQLSQALQGGTTGISVNQSSGVVGSEQSAIRIRGVATMGNADPLVLVDGVPFDMNNLDPNSVASISVLKDAAAASMYGSRGANGVILITTKRGVAGRINVDYNGYYGVQKQSIVPNLVDGPVYMRAMNQLNENMGSNPAFSEGAIDSTARGLDPLLYPNTNWWDLTMRESIPIQQHSVLLSGGNTASRFVININHLEQSGQIKNLGVNNPSKYSRTSARINSTVDLTRNIMIYTDLFASRSQQAEPYVNGSGRATGYLQDKIYAAPPTVVGKYPFPGGTVPGYIRPGTEFYGNFGEAWNPVGVLEQGGTIGRTRDEAILNIRPQWQISPNWSASGQVSYTVASGLDITNQDAYTFFDYYSFTQVGSYGLTKGSSLTGRNSYFYWGGNVEYKANIGADKKHNVNAILGYTQELRNPGQENTSAYFDFVALQSYSFKGIYSYDEKYLLEVGMRRDGSSLFGPGNKWGNFPSVAVGWNIDQEAFMDGQDWLMAWKLRASYGILGNNRVRPYLYQTTLNGNGTVASHGNANLRWEKLNQFNIGTDLSLKAGLDITVEWYNKNSEDLLLTADPLYSSAIGVNSAGGGNSPTFNAASANVKGLDASIKYFKSWDNRFGLNLSLGYSTLSSKVLSVGESNTPIISGNTILMVGGALREFYGYRSQGLLQQADIDNENIPKLSGAINAGDIKYIDKNGDGKIDANDRVPLGTTQPTKVVFGNIGFNAKGFDFDMLVNYQAGSPIFYQGAFANPFSTNPRITPQEEQMDTWAPENTGASLPRFSTAGVVFSDFWQEKGDFVRIRYMQLGYTLPESWLSNARIKSTRVYFNAQNPFTFSDIKMIDPETARSSVSTENIAPLKIYTFGLSVKF
- a CDS encoding SusC/RagA family TonB-linked outer membrane protein, coding for MGKSIKSNSSFYTPKSLLRGGFLLSLGLLSISNMAVAEGHLWNRISTHPLQAVQSTVKGRVLDAITKEPIAGATVKVVGKSTATSTDDAGNFEINASANDVLEVSYIGYLKASSVVTSVSQNLSIELGVDKTTFEEVIVTGYGAQRKKDLTGSVAVVNVNQLKSQPAASAVEALQGRATGVQIVNDGAPGSTPQIRIRGYSTINNNEPLYVIDGVPYEGKLSWFNQNDIETMQVLKDASAASIYGARANNGVVIITTKSGKAGKTLVNVDAYAGVGVPNRGAFPKMLSPQQVVDMKNTLFGTNSVVPEYLLAGAKNKDITASDVDMSKYYYNLKDANNFYQITKANKEGTKWFDELSQNAPIQSYQIGATGGSENATYAFSGGYLDQKGTVIHTGFRRYNGRTNTQFSALNKKLRFGENLQYSYTEGYGFGVNPNTAGGYIGEGSVMGFAYRVQNVVPVYDEGGNFAGTKGGWGNGQNPVAMSYRAKDNMNRQNFFFGNAFAEYDVIQGLTARTSFGIRYENYNGVSYNYPNPEFTEGTFNNGMSEYHGYTTEWTWTNTLNYKPNLGEDHSLNVLVGTEAISNRNRGINGSRNGYFILNSLDYFYLDAGSANINNGGSGSVGSMFSLMGKADYSYKDRYLLSATVRRDGSSNFGENHLYGVFPGISGAWRISEEEFAQGAEWLNDLKLRAGYGVTGNQRISAYEYLARYRASLTQSSYPINNEVVTGIWKSNYQNPDIKWEQVKSLNLGVDFSVLQGDLDGSIDWYNKATEDMLFRVPLPATSVGRATSPYQNIGEMRNRGIEVSLGYHYGRRQEKPFTLDITGTISTYKNEVVSLAPSITQVNYGAFRSMQTSLLKTGEEFGAFYGYQADGVYNDDAELTDSPTYPGARKGGAKYKDINGDGKIDPSDRTIIGSPHPDFVYSLNLAATYKDFDLTLFFYGSQGNDLYEATRYFTDFGVFNGQYSARLLDAWSPNNTNSEVPSIISQGDLNEMEVATSSLYIQDGSFLKLKNLQIGYNLNTTKLFGQNTSFNKMRIYFGATNLFTITKYTGLDPEISATPSDYPALGVDFGVYPQSRQYTLGVSLGF
- a CDS encoding Crp/Fnr family transcriptional regulator, whose translation is MKGIIELSEKTITVERNEFLKVKGSIDTNVYYIVSGSVRIFVLDDYQEQTIRLGYKDNIIVLLDSFITETPSELFIQAIKKTVVRVISKSQINTFLKIQINRDMWVNMLETLIIQQFEREIDILTNSPKERYLRVLKRSPQLFQEVPHRHIANYLRMSPETLSRLKNS
- a CDS encoding DinB family protein, yielding MNTETLIQSLIDDVRLIINKVEKLKFYELDSLKWRESENSWNILECLEHLNLYGQFYLPQIEMEIKNSNTTSDIQFKSGLLGGYFAKSILPKNKTKKIKTFKNKNPINASLNIDVIDNFIDQQIRLLDLLIKSRHVSLNKIKIRTSISSFLSLNLGDTFQFLINHIIRHLDQINRIEVAFKLSRH
- a CDS encoding RagB/SusD family nutrient uptake outer membrane protein, with the protein product MKKSKIITTILVSTSVLLSGCEKFLIRDNPTGITDDRFWRVESDLTSYLETIYNNAIPAGALITDGGTYQANSLMQMSGITDEGVSRANFGSWQNFPIGLLTPSDGYISDVYRYNYANISDCSRILENYQNVYIANDELKKRYAAEARALRAYAHLKLYEFFGVVPIVDHSIKFSDEDAKNLPRPTEADLVAFISRELDEAAKDLPTSYNVDQAYRMSRGACHALQVRLYMNNKNYPKAIEYAKKLIDLNVYQLWKSNSSKNSYASLFSYDAQNNSERILFRRAGNKGIAGRMGPASVVANGQATISATGALINTYETKQGKNLNELPADSIAIYKKTPNYNNNRDPRLSTSVLLPGARFVRPYDPFNNATDLVGKTFATVTGALCTKYLQEEDYNKGFGGATINFMVIRYAEILLSYVEALVESGDWQNPDVKKYLNEIRNRAGLPTYNEAIYNSQAKIRELYRRERFLELAFEGTRLIDIRRWRIGTEVLNGPAYGLIDPKTNEVVKVEDRVFDANRDYLWPIPQTEINNNTGLNGQNNPGW